A DNA window from Hemibagrus wyckioides isolate EC202008001 linkage group LG11, SWU_Hwy_1.0, whole genome shotgun sequence contains the following coding sequences:
- the plcxd1 gene encoding PI-PLC X domain-containing protein 1 isoform X1: MSHEAPSDGSLVSLRGLSMDVWMASLPSELWDIPLWNLAIPGSHNAITYCLDMNNRSPIDLKQPDMLQKLDKYMKPLIRPFVYKWAITQERTVREQLDCGVRYCDLRIAHRPNDSSSDLYFYHGVYTTITVETVLKEIRAWLDAHPKEIVILSFSHFLGLSQELHTLLISTIKSVFSPKLCPKTDVVTLRSLWSSGQQVIVSYEHNVANCHTELWSHIPYWWANKCKAEALIEEFERRKQHGRPAGFFVTGINLTEDLKYICSHPTESLKDMVMSTYPMLLAWVREQKPGSCSDSLNIIAADFVTESEFIQTVVALNENLLSGST; encoded by the exons ATGTCACATGAAGCTCCATCGGACGGAAGCCTGGTGTCGCTCAGAGGCCTGTCCATGGACGTCTGGATGGCCAGTCTGCCAAGTGAACTCTGGGACATCCCTTTGTGGAATTTGGCCATTCCAG gaagtcataaTGCCATCACTTACTGTTTGGATATGAATAACCGCTCTCCCATTGACCTCAAGCAGCCCGATATGCTCCAGAAGCTAGACAAGTACATGAAGCCCCTCATACGACCGTTTGTCTACAAGTGGGCAATCACACag GAGCGCACCGTGAGGGAACAGCTGGACTGTGGCGTGAGGTACTGCGATCTCAGGATAGCGCATCGACCCAACGACAGCTCCTCTGATCTCTACTTCTACCACGGGGTTTACACCACTATTACTGTAGAG ACCGTGCTGAAGGAAATCAGGGCGTGGTTGGACGCACATCCTAAAGAGATAGTCATCCTGTCCTTCAGTCATTTCTTGGGCCTGAGTCAGGagctccacacactcctcatctcCACCATAAAGAGTGTGTTCAGCCCAAAGCTGTGTCCTAAAACG GATGTGGTCACgctgaggagtttgtggagttcgGGTCAGCAGGTGATCGTCTCATACGAGCACAATGTAGCGAACTGCCACACGGAGCTGTGGTCTCATATACCCTACTGGTGGGCTAATAAATGTAAAGCCGAAGCGCTGATCGAGGAGTTCGAACGCAGGAAACAACACGGCCGTCCAG CAGGCTTCTTCGTGACGGGGATTAATCTCACCGAGGACCTGAAGTACATCTGCTCGCATCCCACAGAGTCGCTCAAAGACATGGTCATGTCGACGTATCCAATGCTCCTCGCCTGGGTCCGGGAGCAGAAGCCTGGATCCTGCTCTGACTCGCTCAACATCATTGCTGCCGATTTCGTGACTGAGAGCGAGTTCATACAGACTGTTGTAGCACTGAACGAAAATCTGCTGAGTGGAAGcacatga
- the plcxd1 gene encoding PI-PLC X domain-containing protein 1 isoform X2, with protein MSHEAPSDGSLVSLRGLSMDVWMASLPSELWDIPLWNLAIPGSHNAITYCLDMNNRSPIDLKQPDMLQKLDKYMKPLIRPFVYKWAITQERTVREQLDCGVRYCDLRIAHRPNDSSSDLYFYHGVYTTITVETVLKEIRAWLDAHPKEIVILSFSHFLGLSQELHTLLISTIKSVFSPKLCPKTDVVTLRSLWSSGQQVIVSYEHNVANCHTELWSHIPYWWANKCKAEALIEEFERRKQHGRPGFFVTGINLTEDLKYICSHPTESLKDMVMSTYPMLLAWVREQKPGSCSDSLNIIAADFVTESEFIQTVVALNENLLSGST; from the exons ATGTCACATGAAGCTCCATCGGACGGAAGCCTGGTGTCGCTCAGAGGCCTGTCCATGGACGTCTGGATGGCCAGTCTGCCAAGTGAACTCTGGGACATCCCTTTGTGGAATTTGGCCATTCCAG gaagtcataaTGCCATCACTTACTGTTTGGATATGAATAACCGCTCTCCCATTGACCTCAAGCAGCCCGATATGCTCCAGAAGCTAGACAAGTACATGAAGCCCCTCATACGACCGTTTGTCTACAAGTGGGCAATCACACag GAGCGCACCGTGAGGGAACAGCTGGACTGTGGCGTGAGGTACTGCGATCTCAGGATAGCGCATCGACCCAACGACAGCTCCTCTGATCTCTACTTCTACCACGGGGTTTACACCACTATTACTGTAGAG ACCGTGCTGAAGGAAATCAGGGCGTGGTTGGACGCACATCCTAAAGAGATAGTCATCCTGTCCTTCAGTCATTTCTTGGGCCTGAGTCAGGagctccacacactcctcatctcCACCATAAAGAGTGTGTTCAGCCCAAAGCTGTGTCCTAAAACG GATGTGGTCACgctgaggagtttgtggagttcgGGTCAGCAGGTGATCGTCTCATACGAGCACAATGTAGCGAACTGCCACACGGAGCTGTGGTCTCATATACCCTACTGGTGGGCTAATAAATGTAAAGCCGAAGCGCTGATCGAGGAGTTCGAACGCAGGAAACAACACGGCCGTCCAG GCTTCTTCGTGACGGGGATTAATCTCACCGAGGACCTGAAGTACATCTGCTCGCATCCCACAGAGTCGCTCAAAGACATGGTCATGTCGACGTATCCAATGCTCCTCGCCTGGGTCCGGGAGCAGAAGCCTGGATCCTGCTCTGACTCGCTCAACATCATTGCTGCCGATTTCGTGACTGAGAGCGAGTTCATACAGACTGTTGTAGCACTGAACGAAAATCTGCTGAGTGGAAGcacatga
- the si:dkey-66a8.7 gene encoding PI-PLC X domain-containing protein 1 isoform X2, with amino-acid sequence MHINELRINGSHDAMSYCLDITSPLLRSESDSFRLLDRVFYCFTRPIIFKWATTQVKNIVQQLQAGVRYFDLRIAHKQNDMSHDLYFTHVIYTQVTVVETLNTVATWLSAHPKEIIILSCSHFEGLSEKLHEEFIYSLKKIFGSKLCPSNADVTLRGLWSSGYQVVLSYEDQAAACHKELWPEVPYWWANTADAEELIQYLDSQKHLGRPDGFFVAGLNLTAERCFIASNPHVSLQTITLEQWECVRRWLEDQKPGAASTSLNIIAGDFIGLIPLCSIIIALNNLLLKHRRT; translated from the exons ATGCATATAAATGAGCTACGTATTAACG GAAGTCACGATGCCATGAGCTACTGTCTGGATATCACCTCTCCGCTACTCAGATCCGAGTCTGATTCCTTTCGACTCCTGGACAGAGTTTTCTACTGCTTTACCCGCCCCATCATTTTTAAATGGGCTACTACCCAG GTAAAAAATATCGTGCAGCAACTGCAAGCCGGCGTCCGATACTTTGACCTTCGAATTGCCCACAAACAGAATGACATGTCACATGACCTTTACTTCACTCATGTCATCTACACCCAAGTGACCGTTGTG GAAACTCTGAACACCGTGGCCACATGGCTGTCAGCGCATCCCAAAGAGATCATCATCCTCTCCTGTAGTCATTTTGAGGGCTTGAGTGAAAAACTGCACgaggaatttatttattctctgaAGAAGATCTTCGGCTCTAAACTGTGTCCTTCAAAC GCTGATGTGACCTTACGAGGCTTGTGGTCATCAGGATATCAGGTGGTGCTGTCGTACGAGGATCAGGCAGCGGCATGTCATAAAGAACTGTGGCCTGAAGTCCCGTACTGGTGGGCCAACACGGCAGACGCTGAGGAACTCATCCAGTATCTCGACTCGCAGAAACATCTCGGTCGTCCAG ACGGCTTCTTCGTGGCAGGTCTGAACCTAACCGCAGAGCGATGCTTCATCGCCTCCAACCCTCATGTCTCCCTGCAGACCATAACGCTGGAgcagtgggagtgtgtgaggagatggcTGGAGGATCAGAAACCCGGCGCTGCCTCCACCAGCCTCAACATCATCGCAGGAGATTTTATAGGGCTGATTCCACTCTGTTCCATTATTATTGCTCTGAATAATCTGCTGCTGAAACACAGACGCACTTAA
- the gtpbp6 gene encoding putative GTP-binding protein 6, whose amino-acid sequence MCSKYSLVVKRAFSMGRFAWRRCSSRSDPSIRMTSVHTLCPCAPHSPYKHLQSLQGDFSSRTFSGSVCKQKSKSHHPGHDDDGGDDEVEEDFIKDEEVEELFQQHRPAGIGEEDHRVFIVHPDVKWGQKKQYLTTAELQMAEAVGLVSTLQNWSVVDKIILSTKTPEKKRIFGKGNFQLLTEKIRRSAGVSAVFMNVERLSPVSERELQEAWGLKVFDRYSLVLHIFRRNARTKEAKLQISLAEIPLLRSRLRNEVANLDQQGGGSRYIMGSGETLYEVQQRLLKERELKIRSALERLRKKRHMLRSQRKHKDFPIVSVMGYTNCGKTTLIKALTGDIALQPKDQLFATLDVTVHAGQLPGHMTVLYVDTIGFLSQLPHQLIDSFSATLEDVTHSDLIVHVRDINHPETVNQKVNVLNILKNLQIPEKLLSSIIEVHNKIDLMEGYESPDPEVVAISALNGLGLDQLKQRVEESVMKSTGKQTRILKVDLKSPQLGWLYKEATVQEVHDGDDDCTANIKVVISAAAYGRYRKLFQVM is encoded by the exons ATGTGTTCTAAATACAGTCTGGTGGTTAAACGTGCCTTCTCTATGGGAAGGTTTGCATGGAGAAGATGTTCCTCCAGGTCAGATCCGTCCATCAGGATGACCTCAGTCCACACACTGTGTCCATGTGCTCCTCACAGCCCTTATAAACATCTCCAGTCTCTGCAGGGGGATTTCTCCAGCAGGACTTTCTCAGGAAGTGTCTGTAAACAGAAGAGCAAAAGCCACCACCctggtcatgatgatgatggtggtgatgatgaagttgaggaGGACTTTATTAAGGATGAAGAAGTGGAGGAGCTTTTCCAGCAGCACAGACCTGCAGGGATTGGAGAAGAGGATCACCGGGTGTTCATCGTTCATCCTGATGTGAAATGGGGGCAAAAGAAGCAATACCTGACCACAG CTGAGCTGCAGATGGCCGAGGCGGTCGGTCTGGTCAGCACCTTACAGAACTGGAGCGTGGTGGATAAGATCATCCTCTCCACCAAAACCCCGGAGAAGAAGCGGATCTTTGGAAAAGGGAATTTCCAGCTGCTCACAG AGAAAATCAGAAGAAGCGCCGGCGTCTCGGCCGTGTTCATGAACGTTGAGCGTCTGTCTCCGGTGTCGGAG AGAGAGCTGCAGGAGGCCTGGGGGCTGAAGGTCTTTGACAGGTACTCGCTGGTTCTGCATATTTTTCGCCGTAACGCCAGAACCAAAGAAGCCAAGCTGCAGATCTCACTGGCAGAGATTCCACTGCTCAG GTCACGACTGAGGAACGAAGTTGCAAACTTGGATCAGCAAGGAGGAGGTTCGAGGTACATCATGGGCTCGG gtgaaacTCTATACGAGGTGCAGCAGAGGCTGTTGAAGGAGCGAGAGCTGAAGATTCGTTCTGCGCTTGAGAGACTGAGGAAGAAGAGACACATGCTCCGATCGCAGCGCAAACACAAAGACTTCCCCATCGTCTCCGTCATGGGCTACACCAACTGCG GAAAGACCACACTGATCAAAGCTCTGACAGGTGACATTGCTCTCCAGCCCAAAGATCAGCTCTTCGCCACTCTGGATGTGACGGTCCACGCCGGTCAGCTGCCCGGTCACATGACCGTGCTGTACGTGGACACCATCGGCTTCCTCTCTCAGCTTCCACACCAGCTCATCGACTCGTTCTCGGCCACGCTGGAGGACGTGACTCATTCT gATCTCATTGTTCATGTGAGGGACATCAATCATCCTGAGACCGTGAATCAAAAAGTCAACGTACTTAACATCTTAAAGAATCTCCAGATCCCAGAAAAGCTCCTGAGCTCCATCATAGAGGTGCACAACAAGATCGACCTCATGGAAGG CTACGAGTCGCCCGATCCTGAGGTTGTAGCCATCTCGGCGCTGAACGGACTGGGACTGGACCAGTTAAAGCAGAGAGTAGAAGAATCCGTGATGAAGTCCACTGGGAAACAAACCAGGATTCTGAAAGTGGATCTCAAAAGCCCTCAGTTAGG gtggcTGTATAAGGAAGCCACGGTTCAGGAAGTACACGATGGAGATGACGACTGCACCGCCAACATCAAGGTCGTGATCAGCGCCGCAGCATACGGACGCTACAGGAAGCTGTTCCAGGTCATGTAG
- the si:dkey-66a8.7 gene encoding PI-PLC X domain-containing protein 1 isoform X3 codes for MRVKAGSHDAMSYCLDITSPLLRSESDSFRLLDRVFYCFTRPIIFKWATTQVKNIVQQLQAGVRYFDLRIAHKQNDMSHDLYFTHVIYTQVTVVETLNTVATWLSAHPKEIIILSCSHFEGLSEKLHEEFIYSLKKIFGSKLCPSNADVTLRGLWSSGYQVVLSYEDQAAACHKELWPEVPYWWANTADAEELIQYLDSQKHLGRPDGFFVAGLNLTAERCFIASNPHVSLQTITLEQWECVRRWLEDQKPGAASTSLNIIAGDFIGLIPLCSIIIALNNLLLKHRRT; via the exons atgcgagtcaaggcag GAAGTCACGATGCCATGAGCTACTGTCTGGATATCACCTCTCCGCTACTCAGATCCGAGTCTGATTCCTTTCGACTCCTGGACAGAGTTTTCTACTGCTTTACCCGCCCCATCATTTTTAAATGGGCTACTACCCAG GTAAAAAATATCGTGCAGCAACTGCAAGCCGGCGTCCGATACTTTGACCTTCGAATTGCCCACAAACAGAATGACATGTCACATGACCTTTACTTCACTCATGTCATCTACACCCAAGTGACCGTTGTG GAAACTCTGAACACCGTGGCCACATGGCTGTCAGCGCATCCCAAAGAGATCATCATCCTCTCCTGTAGTCATTTTGAGGGCTTGAGTGAAAAACTGCACgaggaatttatttattctctgaAGAAGATCTTCGGCTCTAAACTGTGTCCTTCAAAC GCTGATGTGACCTTACGAGGCTTGTGGTCATCAGGATATCAGGTGGTGCTGTCGTACGAGGATCAGGCAGCGGCATGTCATAAAGAACTGTGGCCTGAAGTCCCGTACTGGTGGGCCAACACGGCAGACGCTGAGGAACTCATCCAGTATCTCGACTCGCAGAAACATCTCGGTCGTCCAG ACGGCTTCTTCGTGGCAGGTCTGAACCTAACCGCAGAGCGATGCTTCATCGCCTCCAACCCTCATGTCTCCCTGCAGACCATAACGCTGGAgcagtgggagtgtgtgaggagatggcTGGAGGATCAGAAACCCGGCGCTGCCTCCACCAGCCTCAACATCATCGCAGGAGATTTTATAGGGCTGATTCCACTCTGTTCCATTATTATTGCTCTGAATAATCTGCTGCTGAAACACAGACGCACTTAA
- the si:dkey-66a8.7 gene encoding PI-PLC X domain-containing protein 1 isoform X1 → MAPALKSDGNNEWKKNLPEELWDIPLTNLTIPGSHDAMSYCLDITSPLLRSESDSFRLLDRVFYCFTRPIIFKWATTQVKNIVQQLQAGVRYFDLRIAHKQNDMSHDLYFTHVIYTQVTVVETLNTVATWLSAHPKEIIILSCSHFEGLSEKLHEEFIYSLKKIFGSKLCPSNADVTLRGLWSSGYQVVLSYEDQAAACHKELWPEVPYWWANTADAEELIQYLDSQKHLGRPDGFFVAGLNLTAERCFIASNPHVSLQTITLEQWECVRRWLEDQKPGAASTSLNIIAGDFIGLIPLCSIIIALNNLLLKHRRT, encoded by the exons ATGGCGCCAGCTTTGAAAAGCGATGGAAACAACGAGTGGAAGAAAAATTTACCTGAAGAACTGTGGGACATTCCTTTAACCAACCTCACCATACCAG GAAGTCACGATGCCATGAGCTACTGTCTGGATATCACCTCTCCGCTACTCAGATCCGAGTCTGATTCCTTTCGACTCCTGGACAGAGTTTTCTACTGCTTTACCCGCCCCATCATTTTTAAATGGGCTACTACCCAG GTAAAAAATATCGTGCAGCAACTGCAAGCCGGCGTCCGATACTTTGACCTTCGAATTGCCCACAAACAGAATGACATGTCACATGACCTTTACTTCACTCATGTCATCTACACCCAAGTGACCGTTGTG GAAACTCTGAACACCGTGGCCACATGGCTGTCAGCGCATCCCAAAGAGATCATCATCCTCTCCTGTAGTCATTTTGAGGGCTTGAGTGAAAAACTGCACgaggaatttatttattctctgaAGAAGATCTTCGGCTCTAAACTGTGTCCTTCAAAC GCTGATGTGACCTTACGAGGCTTGTGGTCATCAGGATATCAGGTGGTGCTGTCGTACGAGGATCAGGCAGCGGCATGTCATAAAGAACTGTGGCCTGAAGTCCCGTACTGGTGGGCCAACACGGCAGACGCTGAGGAACTCATCCAGTATCTCGACTCGCAGAAACATCTCGGTCGTCCAG ACGGCTTCTTCGTGGCAGGTCTGAACCTAACCGCAGAGCGATGCTTCATCGCCTCCAACCCTCATGTCTCCCTGCAGACCATAACGCTGGAgcagtgggagtgtgtgaggagatggcTGGAGGATCAGAAACCCGGCGCTGCCTCCACCAGCCTCAACATCATCGCAGGAGATTTTATAGGGCTGATTCCACTCTGTTCCATTATTATTGCTCTGAATAATCTGCTGCTGAAACACAGACGCACTTAA